One stretch of Castor canadensis chromosome 14, mCasCan1.hap1v2, whole genome shotgun sequence DNA includes these proteins:
- the Lsm1 gene encoding U6 snRNA-associated Sm-like protein LSm1, with protein sequence MNYMPGTASLIEDIDKKHLVLLRDGRTLIGFLRSIDQFANLVLHQTVERIHVGKKYGDIPRGIFVVRGENVVLLGEIDLEKESDTPLQQVSIEEILEEQRVEQQTKLEAEKLKVQALKDRGLSIPRADTLDEY encoded by the exons ATGAACTATATGCCAGGCACCGCCAGCCTCATCGAGGACATCGACA AAAAGCATTTGGTCCTGCTTCGAGATGGAAGGACACTCATAGGCTTTTTAAGAAGCATTGATCAGTTTG CTAACTTAGTGCTACATCAGACTGTGGAGCGTATTCATGTGGGCAAAAAGTACGGTGATATTCCTCGAGGGATTTTTGTGGTCAGAGGAGAAAATGTGGTCCTACTAGGAGAAATA GACTTGGAAAAGGAGAGCGACACACCCCTGCAGCAAGTGTCTATTGAAGAGATCCTAGAAGAACAGAGGGTAGAGCAGCAGACCAAGCTGGAAGCAGAAAAGCTGAAAGTTCAAGCCCTTAAAGATCGGGGTCTCTCCATTCCTCGAGCAGACACCCTTGATGAGTATTAA